GAACACCGCGAGGTGGCTGTCGCCGCTGCGCAGCGCCTCGACCTGGCGGGCCTTGTCGATCGCGCGCAGCGCGATGCGGTCGGACTGCGCGGGCGGGCCCCAGTACCGGTCGTTGCGCTCCAGGATGATCTCGCCGCGGTCCAGGTCGATCTGCCGGATCGCGAACGGCCCGCCCGACGCCGGGTAGCCGTCGTCCAGCACCGTCGACCAGCCCCGCGGCGCGTCCCGCAGCAGGTGCGCGGGCAGCAGGTTGTTGAACAGCGACTGCCAGCCGGGGAACGGCTTGGCGAAGGTCACGTCCACCGTCTTGCCGCCCTGGCGCGAGGCCACGTCGTCGATCAGCTGGTAGCCCGCCGCGTCGGACACGCCGGGCTGCGAGCGCAGCTGCTGCCACAGGTAGACGAAGTCCTCGGCGGCGATCGGCGCGCCGTCGGACCAATTCGCCTCGCGGCGGATCCGGTAGCGGACGGTGAACTTCTCCTGGTCCGGCACCAGCTCCGCCGATTCCATCAGCGTGGTGTCCAGTTGCAACCGCCCGTCCGGGCCGGGCCGGTGGACCGACGGCAGCATCAGGCTGGCCAGCGCGGAGCTGGTCGGCGAGAGGTCGGCGAGGGTGTGCGGGTTGAACCCGCCCTCCAGCTCGTCGACCCCGACCACGACCTCCACCGGCATCGGCTGCTCGGCCGGCGCGGTGCTCGTCGGGGGCTGCGTCGTCGGGGTTTCCGACACCAGCGGCGGTGGTGGCGCGTTCGTGCAGGCAGCCACCAAGCTCGCGGTTGTCACCAGCAGGGAGACCGCAGCCAGTGGGCGGCGTCGACCCTGGGACACGCCGAACCTCCCCTCATGTCTGCTCCCCCGAACGCACCCCGGCCACCGGGGCGCCTCGCACGTGCGGAAGACGCGCGAGGGCCCTCCATGGTTCCTTCCGTCGATCGGATGATCGACACCGGGGTAGGTGCCCAGTCTGCTGGCCGCCCGCCCCAGCCGCCCGCAGAACGGCGAAATCCCGTTCGGCGCGCGGAAAACCGGTTCCGGCATTCCGGGCGATTCCGGCGACCGAAGGGGTCGCCGGAACCCGGCTCAGCTACTCGAGAGCGCAGCTCCCGTCACGAAGCGTTGTCACGCGCCTTGGCGCGGGAGCGCTCGCGGGCGCGGGTGGTCCCGTCCAGGGTCACCTTGCGGACCCGGATCGCCTCCGGCCCGACCTCGACGCACTCGTCCGCGGCGCAGAACTCCAGCGCTTCCTCCAGCGCCAGGGTCCGCGGCTTGGCCAGCCGCTCCAGCTCGTCCGCGGTGGACGACCGCATGTTGGTGAGCTTCTTCTCCTTGGTGATGTTCACGTCGAGGTCCTCGGCGCGCGGGTTCTCCCCGACGACCATGCCCTCGTAGACCTCGTTGCCGGGCTCGGTGAAGAAGCTGCCCCGGTCGGCCAGCTGCAGCAGCGCGTAGGTCGTCGCCGAGCCGGCCCGGTCGGCCACCAGCGAACCGGTGTGCCGGGTGCGCAGCTCGCCCACCCACGGGAAGTAGCCCTCGAAGACGTGGTTGGCGATGCCGGTGCCGCGGGTCTCGGTGAGGAACTCGGTGCGGAAGCCGATCAGGCCGCGCGCGGGCACCACGTACTCCAGCTTGATCCGCCCGGTGCCGTGGCCGTCCATGGTCTCCATGCGGCCCTTGCGCCCGGCCAGCAGCTGGGTGACCGCGCCCAGGTGCTCCTCCGGCGCGTCGATGGTCAGCCGCTCGAACGGCTCGCACAGCTTGCCGTCGATGGTGCGGGTGACCACCTGCGGCTTGCCGACGGTGAGCTCGAAGCCCTCCCGGCGCATGGTCTCCACCAGGATGGCCAGCGCCAGCTCACCGCGGCCCTGCACCTCCCAGGCGTCCGGCTTCTCGGTGGGCAGCACCTTCATGCTGACGTTGCCGATCAGCTCGGCGTCCAGCCGGCTCTTCACCTGCCGCGCGGTGATCTTGGTGCCACCGTTGCGGCCGGTCAGCGGCGAGGTGTTGACGCCGATGGTCATCGAGATCGCCGGGTCGTCGACGGTGATCCGGGGCAGCGGCTGCGCGTTGTCCGGGTCGGCCAGCGTGTCGCCGATGGTGATGTCCGGGATGCCCGCGATGGCGACCAGGTCGCCCGCGGAGGCCTCCGCGCACGGCACCCGGTCGAGGTTCTGGGTGATCAGCAGCTCGGTGAGCCGCACCTTCTCCACCGAACCGTCCGCCCGGCACCACCCGACGGTCTGCCCCTTGCGCATGGTCCCGGCGTGGATGCGGCACAGCGCGATGCGGCCGAGGAACGAGGAGGCGTCCAGGTTGGTCACCAGAGCGCGCAGCGGGCCCTCGGAGTCGGCGACCGGCGCGGGCACGTGCTTGAGCAGCACGTCGAACAGCGCGGTGAGGTCTTCCTCGGCGGGCAGCTCGCCGTCCACCGGCTGGGCCAGGGAGGCGCGGCCGGCGCGGGCGGAGGCGTAGACGACCGGCAGGTCGAGGATCGCCTCCATGTCGAGCTCGACCTCGCCGTCGAGCTCGCTGGCCAGCTCCAGCAGCAGGTCGTGGGCCTCTTCGACGACCTCGGCGCAGCGGGCGTCCGGGCGGTCGACCTTGTTCACCACCAGGATCACCGGCAGCCCGGCGGCCAGCGTCTTGCGCAGCACGAACCGGGTCTGCGGCAGCGGG
This portion of the Saccharopolyspora antimicrobica genome encodes:
- the typA gene encoding translational GTPase TypA, whose translation is MSATSVAAPIRSDLRNVAIVAHVDHGKTTLVDAMLRQSGAFSERAELVDRVMDSNDLEREKGITILAKNTAIRRETDAGPVTINVVDTPGHADFGGEVERALSMVDGVLLLVDASEGPLPQTRFVLRKTLAAGLPVILVVNKVDRPDARCAEVVEEAHDLLLELASELDGEVELDMEAILDLPVVYASARAGRASLAQPVDGELPAEEDLTALFDVLLKHVPAPVADSEGPLRALVTNLDASSFLGRIALCRIHAGTMRKGQTVGWCRADGSVEKVRLTELLITQNLDRVPCAEASAGDLVAIAGIPDITIGDTLADPDNAQPLPRITVDDPAISMTIGVNTSPLTGRNGGTKITARQVKSRLDAELIGNVSMKVLPTEKPDAWEVQGRGELALAILVETMRREGFELTVGKPQVVTRTIDGKLCEPFERLTIDAPEEHLGAVTQLLAGRKGRMETMDGHGTGRIKLEYVVPARGLIGFRTEFLTETRGTGIANHVFEGYFPWVGELRTRHTGSLVADRAGSATTYALLQLADRGSFFTEPGNEVYEGMVVGENPRAEDLDVNITKEKKLTNMRSSTADELERLAKPRTLALEEALEFCAADECVEVGPEAIRVRKVTLDGTTRARERSRAKARDNAS